A part of Paraliobacillus zengyii genomic DNA contains:
- a CDS encoding phage gp6-like head-tail connector protein — MHISHSGEDDNLKRLLSFSYAYVESKCGAFELQGETTIDIRAMELVLERTRYAYNDAVEYFEDNFLSDINSLGIDMIFAEEGDTDEGV; from the coding sequence ATGCATATATCTCATAGTGGGGAGGATGACAATTTAAAACGATTGTTATCCTTTTCTTATGCTTACGTTGAGAGTAAATGTGGAGCATTTGAGCTTCAGGGAGAAACGACAATTGATATTCGAGCAATGGAGCTAGTACTAGAGCGTACAAGATACGCCTATAACGATGCCGTTGAATATTTTGAGGATAATTTTCTAAGTGATATTAATTCACTTGGGATAGACATGATATTTGCTGAGGAAGGTGATACAGATGAGGGAGTTTAA